A window from Micromonospora terminaliae encodes these proteins:
- a CDS encoding YggT family protein, with amino-acid sequence MLSILFQVLYLLLYFFLLVLLARFVLGAVLAYGRRWQPGRGASAGLEVVWSVTDPPLRALRRVIPPLRIGTVSIDLASLVLLVILFVLMEFVFRRLILAFA; translated from the coding sequence GTGTTGTCGATCCTGTTCCAGGTGCTCTATCTGCTCCTGTATTTCTTCCTGCTTGTGCTTTTGGCCCGATTTGTCCTCGGCGCCGTTCTGGCCTACGGTCGCCGCTGGCAACCGGGCCGTGGAGCATCGGCAGGATTGGAAGTCGTGTGGAGCGTCACTGATCCGCCCCTGCGAGCGTTGAGGCGTGTGATCCCACCACTGCGAATTGGTACCGTGAGCATCGACCTGGCCTCCCTTGTGCTCCTGGTTATCCTGTTCGTGCTGATGGAGTTCGTGTTTAGGCGCCTGATCCTGGCCTTTGCCTGA
- a CDS encoding DivIVA domain-containing protein: MPLTPADVHNVAFKKPPIGKRGYDEEEVDAFLDEVERELARLIEENNELRAQVERGGRGGAPAGPGGDARLAAELNDVKAQLDRVQRDKAAAEQAARAMQAELEQVRAQGGPATSAADGEQQALRVLMMAQRTADDHVSDARREADQLLSEARSKAEEVTREARAKADALERDARQRHQEAMGGLDAKRTALQKHIEELKQFEREYRTRLKAYLESQLRDLDGRGQGLEVEMNRSEGTRAAGGSNGLATAGLAGSYGGGRTGSLESGR, from the coding sequence ATGCCGCTGACCCCGGCCGACGTCCACAACGTCGCCTTCAAAAAGCCGCCGATCGGCAAGCGGGGGTATGACGAGGAGGAGGTCGACGCCTTCCTGGACGAGGTCGAGCGCGAGCTTGCCCGTCTGATCGAGGAGAACAACGAGCTGCGCGCCCAGGTGGAGCGCGGCGGTCGGGGCGGGGCTCCCGCCGGCCCCGGCGGCGACGCCCGCCTCGCGGCGGAGCTCAACGACGTCAAGGCCCAGCTCGACCGGGTGCAGCGCGACAAGGCGGCCGCCGAGCAGGCGGCACGGGCGATGCAGGCCGAGCTCGAGCAGGTCCGCGCCCAGGGTGGCCCGGCGACCTCCGCCGCCGACGGCGAGCAGCAGGCGCTGCGGGTGCTCATGATGGCCCAGCGCACCGCCGACGACCACGTGTCCGACGCCCGGCGCGAGGCCGACCAGCTGCTCTCCGAGGCCCGTTCCAAGGCCGAGGAGGTCACCCGCGAGGCCCGCGCCAAGGCCGACGCCCTGGAGCGGGACGCCCGCCAGCGGCACCAGGAGGCCATGGGCGGCCTGGACGCCAAGCGCACCGCGCTGCAGAAGCACATCGAGGAGCTCAAGCAGTTCGAGCGCGAGTACCGCACCCGGCTCAAGGCCTACCTGGAGAGCCAGCTGCGTGACCTCGACGGTCGCGGCCAGGGCCTCGAGGTCGAGATGAACCGCTCCGAGGGCACCCGTGCCGCCGGCGGCAGCAACGGCCTCGCCACCGCCGGCCTCGCCGGCTCCTACGGCGGGGGCCGCACGGGCTCGCTCGAGTCCGGCCGCTGA
- a CDS encoding DUF2567 domain-containing protein — protein sequence MSPDTPDPERAAGGPGDAGRPPAGADSSPRPDRPTDAAPPHGAPDPGERPDRSPSSGEDVPGWPGGLPVPAGTPVTAPGADPLAGYPGVVGAVPGAPSATRRGGGRAAGTALAAALLLTVLGAPLGLLWSLAAPGTPVQMTDEGAVYATPQPEQPIAADGWFSLLGLGFGVLAAIALWVVLRRRRGPAGLVAGALGGLGAAVVAWQVGRRIGLGTYQRLLDTAPPGTDFTKPADLRAGGVDWYGPLPVPHGNLLLAAFGAAVTYTLLAGWSRWPSLRPEPEWDGGWAPGGPGISSAPGDQPAR from the coding sequence GTGAGTCCGGACACCCCTGATCCCGAGCGGGCCGCCGGCGGGCCCGGCGACGCGGGCCGCCCGCCCGCCGGCGCGGACAGCTCCCCGCGCCCCGACCGGCCCACCGACGCCGCCCCGCCCCACGGGGCCCCGGACCCGGGAGAGCGGCCCGACCGCTCCCCGAGCAGCGGGGAGGACGTGCCCGGCTGGCCCGGCGGCCTGCCGGTGCCGGCCGGCACCCCGGTCACCGCGCCCGGCGCGGACCCGCTCGCCGGCTACCCGGGCGTCGTGGGCGCCGTGCCCGGCGCGCCGTCCGCCACCCGGCGGGGCGGGGGCCGGGCCGCCGGGACCGCCCTCGCCGCGGCGCTGCTGCTGACCGTGCTCGGCGCGCCGCTGGGCCTGCTCTGGTCGCTGGCGGCACCCGGCACGCCGGTGCAGATGACCGACGAGGGCGCCGTGTACGCCACCCCGCAGCCGGAGCAGCCGATCGCCGCGGACGGCTGGTTCAGCCTGCTCGGGCTCGGCTTCGGCGTGCTCGCCGCGATCGCCCTGTGGGTGGTGCTGCGCCGGCGGCGCGGCCCCGCCGGCCTGGTCGCCGGGGCGCTCGGCGGCCTCGGCGCGGCGGTCGTGGCCTGGCAGGTCGGCCGCCGGATCGGCCTCGGCACCTACCAGCGGCTGCTGGACACCGCGCCCCCCGGGACCGACTTCACCAAGCCCGCCGACCTGCGCGCCGGTGGCGTCGACTGGTACGGGCCGCTGCCCGTGCCGCACGGCAACCTGCTGCTGGCGGCGTTCGGCGCGGCCGTGACGTACACCCTGCTGGCCGGCTGGTCGAGGTGGCCCTCGCTGCGGCCGGAGCCGGAGTGGGACGGCGGCTGGGCGCCGGGCGGGCCGGGGATCAGTTCGGCGCCGGGGGACCAGCCAGCTCGCTGA
- the hisD gene encoding histidinol dehydrogenase translates to MLNRIDLRGGARDPRRLLPRAQLDVSVAVERIRPLVEAVREHGYPAIREASERFDGVSPERLRVPVEVIRAAEDTLDPQVRAALLESITRARKVHADQRRVDHTTQVVPGGTVTERWVPVDRVGLYVPGGLAMYPSTVVMNVVPAQAAGVRSLVVVSPPQKDNGGLPDQRVLAACALLGVDEVYAVGGAQAVAMLAYGATVDPVGAERCEPVDMITGPGNIWVTAAKRLLRGVVGIDAEAGPTEIAILADDTADPAHVAADLISQAEHDPLAASVLVTPSTALADAVDAELARQVPAAKHADRIGTALHGEQSGVVLVDDLEAGLRVVDAYAAEHLEIQTEDAREWALRVRNAGAVFVGAWSPVSLGDYCAGSNHVLPTGGCARHSSGLSVQSFLRGIHLVEYTREALREVAPHVVTLAGVEDLPAHGQAVSARFPGETP, encoded by the coding sequence GTGTTGAACCGGATCGACCTGCGCGGTGGGGCCCGTGACCCGCGCCGCCTGCTGCCCCGTGCCCAACTCGACGTCTCCGTGGCCGTCGAGCGGATCCGCCCCCTCGTGGAGGCGGTCCGGGAGCATGGATACCCGGCGATCCGCGAGGCGAGCGAGCGGTTCGACGGCGTCTCCCCGGAGCGGCTGCGGGTGCCGGTCGAGGTGATCCGCGCGGCCGAGGACACCCTCGACCCGCAGGTCCGCGCGGCGCTGCTGGAGTCGATCACGCGGGCCCGCAAGGTGCACGCCGACCAGCGCCGTGTCGACCACACCACCCAGGTGGTGCCGGGCGGCACGGTGACCGAGCGCTGGGTGCCGGTCGACCGGGTCGGCCTCTACGTCCCCGGCGGCCTGGCCATGTACCCGTCGACCGTGGTCATGAACGTGGTTCCCGCCCAGGCGGCCGGGGTCCGCTCGCTGGTGGTGGTCAGCCCGCCGCAGAAGGACAACGGCGGCCTGCCCGACCAGCGGGTCCTCGCCGCCTGCGCGCTGCTCGGCGTCGACGAGGTCTACGCGGTCGGCGGCGCCCAGGCGGTGGCCATGCTGGCGTACGGCGCGACCGTCGACCCGGTGGGCGCCGAGCGCTGCGAGCCCGTCGACATGATCACCGGCCCGGGCAACATCTGGGTCACCGCCGCCAAGCGGCTGCTGCGCGGCGTGGTCGGCATCGACGCCGAGGCCGGGCCCACCGAGATCGCCATCCTGGCCGACGACACCGCCGACCCGGCGCACGTCGCCGCCGACCTGATCAGCCAGGCCGAGCACGACCCCCTCGCGGCGAGCGTGCTGGTCACCCCGTCGACGGCGCTCGCCGACGCGGTCGACGCCGAGCTGGCCCGGCAGGTGCCGGCCGCCAAGCACGCCGACCGGATCGGCACCGCGCTGCACGGTGAGCAGAGCGGCGTGGTCCTCGTCGACGACCTCGAAGCCGGGCTGCGGGTGGTCGACGCGTACGCGGCCGAGCACCTGGAGATCCAGACCGAGGACGCCCGCGAGTGGGCGCTGCGGGTGCGCAACGCCGGCGCCGTCTTCGTGGGCGCCTGGTCGCCGGTGTCGCTCGGCGACTACTGCGCCGGGTCCAACCACGTGCTGCCCACCGGCGGCTGCGCCCGGCACTCCTCCGGCCTGTCGGTGCAGTCCTTCCTGCGCGGCATCCACCTCGTGGAGTACACGCGGGAGGCGCTGCGCGAGGTGGCCCCGCACGTGGTCACCCTGGCCGGAGTCGAGGACCTGCCGGCGCACGGCCAGGCGGTCAGCGCCCGCTTCCCGGGGGAGACCCCGTGA
- the lspA gene encoding signal peptidase II: MTAAPPAGSGTAEPGTGTPRRKATGLLLGVALASLVADLVTKQLALSELTGRGPVSLLGGAVYLSLTRNSGAAWSIGSDHTWVFPLITIGVVAWIAWMALRLRSLPWAVSLGLVLGGALGNLTDRIFRAPGHFVGHVVDMVSLFDPYGQVWPVFNLADSSLVCGVLLAVFLELTGRQRDGSRATAERSGEQTPAGQREAA; the protein is encoded by the coding sequence ATGACCGCAGCACCGCCCGCCGGGTCCGGCACCGCCGAGCCGGGCACCGGCACGCCCCGCCGCAAGGCGACCGGCCTGCTGCTCGGCGTGGCCCTGGCCTCGCTCGTCGCCGACCTGGTCACCAAGCAACTCGCGCTGTCGGAGCTGACCGGGCGGGGCCCGGTGTCGCTGCTCGGCGGCGCCGTCTATCTCAGCCTGACCCGCAACAGCGGCGCCGCGTGGAGCATCGGCTCCGACCACACCTGGGTCTTCCCGTTGATCACCATCGGCGTGGTCGCCTGGATCGCCTGGATGGCGCTGCGGCTGCGGTCGCTGCCCTGGGCCGTGTCGCTCGGGCTCGTGCTGGGCGGGGCGCTGGGCAACCTCACCGACCGGATCTTCCGGGCCCCCGGGCACTTCGTCGGCCACGTGGTCGACATGGTCAGCCTCTTCGACCCGTACGGGCAGGTCTGGCCGGTGTTCAACCTGGCCGACAGCTCGCTGGTGTGCGGCGTGCTGCTGGCCGTGTTCCTGGAGCTGACCGGCCGGCAGCGGGACGGCTCCCGGGCCACCGCCGAGCGGTCCGGCGAGCAGACCCCCGCCGGGCAGCGGGAGGCCGCGTGA
- a CDS encoding potassium/proton antiporter — MTPGLDVALLVGAAVLLVAVGAVRFSTRLGVPSLLAYLALGVAIGEAGLGIRFDDVELTRVLGFCALIVIIAEGGLSARWSTLRPVLGLATALSTVGVAVSILVVGVVVHLLLGLDWRLALLYGAVLSSTDAAAVFATLRRLRLPPRLVATLEAESGINDAPVVILVLLLSRAGVEAAHPWWYEVLLVGYELGVGAAVGVAAGITGRYVLRRAALPSAGLYPIAVVGFTVLAYAAGSVLHASGFLAVYVTGVLLGNARLPHRQAILGFADGLAWLAQIGLFVLLGLLVSPSRLDAAVLPAVVTGLALLLLARPLSVAVSALPFRIGLREQLFLSWAGLRGAVPIVLATIPLSLRVPGADRLFDAVFVLVVIFTLLQAGTLAPAARRLRVTAPAEAAEILLETAPLERMRADLLQLEVPPGSRLGGVHVDELRLPVGASVTLVLRDGAGFVPGPDTRLKVGDSLLIVATAEVRDEAERRLRAVSRRGRLARWFGEYGEDRTG; from the coding sequence ATGACGCCGGGGCTCGATGTCGCGCTGCTGGTCGGCGCGGCCGTCCTGCTCGTGGCGGTGGGCGCCGTGCGGTTCTCCACCCGGCTCGGCGTGCCGAGTCTCCTGGCCTACCTGGCGCTCGGGGTGGCCATCGGCGAGGCCGGCCTCGGCATCCGCTTCGACGACGTCGAGCTGACCCGGGTGCTCGGCTTCTGCGCGCTCATCGTGATCATCGCGGAGGGCGGGCTGAGCGCCCGGTGGAGCACCCTGCGGCCGGTGCTCGGCCTGGCCACGGCGCTCTCCACGGTCGGCGTGGCGGTCAGCATCCTGGTCGTCGGCGTGGTGGTGCACCTGTTGCTCGGCCTGGACTGGCGGCTGGCGCTGCTCTACGGCGCGGTGCTCTCCTCCACGGACGCGGCGGCCGTCTTCGCCACCCTGCGGCGACTGCGCCTGCCGCCCCGGCTGGTGGCCACCCTGGAGGCCGAGTCCGGGATCAACGACGCCCCGGTCGTCATCCTCGTGCTGCTGCTGTCCCGCGCCGGCGTGGAGGCCGCCCACCCCTGGTGGTACGAGGTGCTCCTGGTCGGCTACGAGCTGGGCGTCGGCGCGGCGGTCGGGGTGGCCGCCGGCATCACCGGCCGGTACGTGCTGCGCCGGGCCGCCCTGCCGTCCGCCGGCCTCTACCCGATCGCGGTGGTGGGCTTCACGGTCCTGGCGTACGCGGCCGGCTCGGTGCTGCACGCCTCCGGCTTCCTCGCCGTCTACGTGACCGGCGTGCTGCTCGGCAACGCCCGGCTGCCGCACCGGCAGGCCATCCTGGGCTTCGCCGACGGGCTGGCCTGGCTGGCCCAGATCGGCCTGTTCGTGCTGCTCGGCCTGCTGGTCTCGCCGAGCCGGCTGGACGCGGCGGTGCTGCCGGCGGTGGTCACCGGGCTGGCCCTGCTGCTGCTCGCCCGGCCGCTGTCGGTGGCGGTCTCGGCGCTGCCGTTCCGGATCGGGTTGCGCGAGCAGTTGTTCCTCTCCTGGGCCGGGTTGCGGGGCGCGGTGCCGATCGTGCTGGCCACCATCCCGCTCTCGCTGCGGGTGCCGGGCGCCGACCGGCTCTTCGACGCGGTCTTCGTGCTGGTGGTGATCTTCACGCTGCTCCAGGCCGGGACCCTGGCGCCGGCGGCCCGCCGGCTCCGGGTGACCGCGCCGGCCGAGGCCGCCGAGATCCTGCTGGAGACGGCCCCGCTGGAGCGGATGCGGGCCGACCTGCTCCAGCTGGAGGTGCCGCCGGGCTCCCGGCTCGGCGGGGTGCACGTGGACGAGCTGCGGCTGCCGGTGGGCGCCTCGGTGACGCTGGTGCTGCGCGACGGCGCCGGTTTCGTGCCCGGCCCGGACACCCGGCTCAAGGTCGGGGACAGCCTGCTCATCGTGGCCACCGCGGAGGTGCGGGACGAGGCGGAGCGCCGGCTGCGGGCGGTGAGCCGCCGGGGTCGACTGGCCCGGTGGTTTGGCGAGTACGGCGAGGACCGGACCGGCTGA
- a CDS encoding TraR/DksA family transcriptional regulator: protein MAKPADTRTAGRKPVAKATRSAAETEKIRAALAARRDELNAEYDQTLSEITELQRDRLTDSAGDDQADTGTKTFEREQEISLANSIKERITQVERALERLDEGGYGWCERCGNPIPVERLAAFPSATLCVSCKQLEERR, encoded by the coding sequence ATGGCGAAGCCAGCCGACACCAGGACCGCCGGCCGCAAGCCGGTGGCGAAGGCCACCCGCAGCGCCGCGGAGACCGAGAAGATCCGGGCCGCCCTGGCGGCACGACGGGACGAGCTCAACGCCGAGTACGATCAGACGCTGAGCGAGATCACCGAGCTGCAGCGCGACCGGCTGACCGACTCGGCCGGGGACGACCAGGCCGACACCGGCACCAAGACGTTCGAGCGCGAGCAGGAGATCTCACTCGCCAACAGCATCAAGGAACGGATCACGCAGGTCGAGCGCGCGCTGGAGCGGCTCGACGAGGGTGGCTACGGCTGGTGTGAGCGGTGCGGCAACCCGATCCCGGTGGAGCGGCTCGCCGCCTTCCCGTCGGCCACCCTCTGCGTGAGCTGCAAGCAGCTGGAGGAGCGGCGCTGA
- a CDS encoding RluA family pseudouridine synthase, whose amino-acid sequence MTSAFAAGGDHRSLPVPDGLDGMRLDQAVSRLFGLSRTAAAALVDAGDALVDGTVRPNSHKVKAGSWLEVTLPAPAAPPTVVPQAVPGLTVVYADDDIVVVDKPVGVAAHPSPGWTGPTVIGGLAGIGHRISTSGAAERQGVVHRLDVGTTGIMVVAKSEQAYTALKRAFKYREVEKRYHAVVQGHPDPLRGTIDAPIDRHPHHDYRWAVVSGGKPSITHYDTLEAFPAASLLDVRLETGRTHQIRVHFSTLRHPCVGDLTYGADPTLSARLGLSRQWLHARSLSFAHPRTGDEVTFVSEYPDDLARALEILGD is encoded by the coding sequence GTGACCTCCGCCTTCGCCGCCGGCGGCGACCACCGCTCCCTGCCCGTCCCGGACGGGCTCGACGGCATGCGGCTGGACCAGGCCGTGTCCCGGCTCTTCGGGCTGTCCCGCACGGCCGCGGCGGCGCTGGTCGACGCCGGGGACGCGCTGGTCGACGGCACGGTCCGGCCCAACTCCCACAAGGTCAAGGCGGGCTCCTGGCTGGAGGTCACGCTGCCCGCGCCGGCCGCCCCGCCGACCGTGGTGCCGCAGGCCGTGCCCGGCCTCACCGTGGTCTACGCCGACGACGACATCGTGGTGGTGGACAAGCCGGTCGGGGTGGCGGCCCACCCCAGCCCGGGCTGGACCGGCCCCACCGTGATCGGCGGGCTCGCGGGCATCGGCCACCGGATCTCCACCAGCGGCGCGGCCGAGCGGCAGGGCGTGGTGCACCGGCTCGACGTGGGCACCACCGGGATCATGGTGGTCGCCAAGAGCGAGCAGGCGTACACCGCGTTGAAGCGGGCGTTCAAGTACCGCGAGGTGGAGAAGCGCTACCACGCCGTGGTGCAGGGCCACCCGGACCCGCTGCGCGGCACCATCGACGCCCCGATCGACCGGCACCCGCACCACGACTACCGCTGGGCGGTGGTCTCCGGCGGCAAGCCGAGCATCACCCACTACGACACGCTCGAGGCGTTCCCCGCGGCCAGCCTGCTCGACGTGCGGCTGGAGACGGGGCGTACCCACCAGATCCGGGTGCACTTCTCGACGCTGCGGCACCCCTGCGTGGGCGACCTCACCTACGGCGCCGACCCGACCCTGTCCGCCCGGCTCGGGCTGAGCCGGCAGTGGCTGCACGCCCGCTCGCTGAGCTTCGCGCACCCGCGCACGGGCGACGAGGTCACCTTCGTCAGCGAATACCCGGACGACCTCGCCCGGGCGCTGGAGATCCTCGGCGACTGA
- a CDS encoding histidinol-phosphate transaminase encodes MTTLDDLPIRDDLRGLSPYGAPQLDVPVRLNTNENSYPVPEPVVEAIGKAVAAELRDLNRYPDRDAVALRADLADYLGHGLTADQVWAANGSNEIQQQLLQAFGGPGRTVLGFTPAYSMHPLLALGTGTAWIPGARDADFGLTVADAVAQVRAHRPDVVFLCSPNNPTGTALDPAVVAAVLAEAPGMVVVDEAYAEFARPGTVSALAVLPGHPRLVVTRTMSKAFGFAGGRLGYLAADPAVVQAVQLVRLPYHLSALTQAAARAALAHRDALLGTVSAIMEQRDRIVAELRARGHRVADSDANFVLFEVGGDRQLRLGASDAAPRPGAVDQAAAWRTLLAAGVLVRDVGLPGWLRVTAGTPAETDAFLSAMEKLS; translated from the coding sequence GTGACCACCCTCGACGACCTGCCGATCCGCGACGACCTGCGGGGGCTGTCGCCCTATGGCGCCCCGCAGCTCGACGTGCCGGTGCGGCTGAACACCAACGAGAACTCCTACCCGGTGCCCGAGCCGGTGGTCGAGGCGATCGGCAAGGCCGTCGCGGCCGAGCTGCGCGACCTCAACCGCTACCCCGACCGGGACGCCGTGGCGCTCCGCGCCGACCTCGCCGACTATCTCGGCCACGGGCTCACCGCCGACCAGGTGTGGGCGGCCAACGGCTCCAACGAGATCCAGCAGCAGCTGCTCCAGGCGTTCGGCGGGCCCGGCCGTACCGTGCTGGGCTTCACCCCGGCGTACTCGATGCACCCGCTGCTGGCGCTCGGCACCGGCACGGCCTGGATCCCGGGCGCCCGCGACGCGGACTTCGGGCTGACCGTTGCCGACGCGGTCGCCCAGGTCCGGGCGCACCGGCCCGACGTGGTCTTCCTCTGCTCGCCGAACAACCCGACCGGCACGGCGCTCGACCCGGCCGTGGTCGCCGCCGTGCTGGCCGAGGCGCCCGGCATGGTGGTCGTCGACGAGGCGTACGCCGAGTTCGCCCGGCCGGGCACGGTCAGCGCGCTGGCCGTGCTGCCCGGGCACCCCCGGCTCGTGGTCACCCGCACCATGAGCAAGGCGTTCGGCTTCGCCGGCGGCCGGCTCGGCTACCTGGCCGCCGACCCGGCCGTGGTGCAGGCCGTGCAGCTGGTCCGGCTGCCGTACCACCTCTCGGCGCTCACCCAGGCCGCCGCCCGCGCGGCGCTGGCCCACCGCGACGCCCTGCTCGGCACGGTCAGCGCGATCATGGAGCAGCGCGACCGGATCGTGGCCGAGCTGCGCGCACGCGGGCACCGGGTGGCCGACAGCGACGCCAACTTCGTGCTCTTCGAGGTCGGCGGCGACCGACAACTCCGGCTCGGCGCGTCTGACGCCGCGCCCCGACCCGGAGCCGTCGACCAGGCCGCCGCCTGGCGCACGCTGCTCGCCGCCGGTGTGCTGGTCCGCGACGTCGGCCTGCCGGGCTGGCTGCGGGTCACCGCCGGCACCCCCGCCGAGACCGACGCCTTTCTGTCTGCAATGGAGAAGCTGTCATGA
- a CDS encoding LON peptidase substrate-binding domain-containing protein, producing MTARLPVFPLGTVLFPGLVLPLHIFEERYRALVRHLVGLPEGAPREFGVVAIQAGWEVAPAGPPGRPGPVGGDVTLHEVGCTAELRQVTELADGGFDIVTVGRRRFRIAGVDDAAAPYLTAEVEWLPEPTGSDEVADLLAARVISVFRQYLGLVRPDPQEISEQLPEDPTVLSHLVAATAALTVDDRQRLLAIDDTAGRLRAELRLLHRETALLREVRAVPVPLSELAGPPAPN from the coding sequence GTGACCGCACGGCTGCCGGTTTTCCCGCTCGGGACGGTCCTCTTCCCGGGGCTGGTCCTCCCACTGCACATCTTCGAGGAGCGCTACCGGGCGCTGGTGCGCCACCTGGTCGGGCTGCCCGAGGGCGCGCCACGCGAGTTCGGGGTGGTGGCGATCCAGGCCGGCTGGGAGGTCGCGCCGGCCGGGCCCCCGGGCCGGCCGGGGCCGGTCGGCGGCGACGTCACCCTGCACGAGGTGGGCTGCACCGCCGAGCTGCGGCAGGTCACCGAGCTGGCCGACGGCGGGTTCGACATCGTCACGGTGGGGCGGCGGCGGTTCCGCATCGCCGGGGTCGACGACGCCGCCGCGCCCTACCTCACCGCCGAGGTCGAGTGGCTGCCCGAGCCGACCGGCAGCGACGAGGTGGCGGACCTGCTGGCCGCCCGGGTGATCTCGGTCTTCCGGCAGTACCTGGGCCTCGTCCGGCCGGACCCGCAGGAGATCTCCGAGCAGCTGCCGGAGGATCCGACGGTGCTGTCGCACCTGGTCGCCGCGACCGCGGCGCTGACCGTCGACGACCGGCAGCGGCTGCTCGCCATCGACGACACCGCCGGCCGGCTCCGGGCCGAGCTGCGGCTGCTCCACCGGGAGACGGCCCTGCTGCGCGAGGTCCGGGCGGTCCCCGTGCCGCTCAGCGAGCTGGCTGGTCCCCCGGCGCCGAACTGA
- a CDS encoding DUF167 domain-containing protein, whose amino-acid sequence MDDALTVAVRVKPGASRARVGGRFDGPHGPALVVAVNAPAVDGRATEAARRALADALGVRPAAVSLRAGAASRDKLFLVAHPAPGLPDVLRRLRDGSAG is encoded by the coding sequence ATGGACGACGCGCTCACTGTCGCCGTACGCGTGAAGCCCGGCGCCTCGCGGGCCCGCGTCGGCGGCCGGTTCGACGGGCCGCACGGGCCGGCCCTGGTCGTGGCGGTGAACGCGCCGGCGGTCGACGGCCGGGCCACCGAGGCGGCCCGCCGGGCCCTGGCCGACGCGCTCGGCGTCCGGCCGGCGGCGGTCTCCCTGCGGGCCGGCGCGGCCAGCCGGGACAAGCTCTTCCTGGTCGCGCACCCGGCCCCCGGGCTGCCCGACGTGCTCCGGCGCCTCCGCGACGGATCGGCCGGGTGA
- a CDS encoding AAA family ATPase gives MDGSETGWGRQSEPAPRWRALLDRARLGGRGAEHPDTDHRAEEPPPPPEPLPRRAAGTGWTGRAQAVVRPADGSFGAEPAYRAEATYRVEPAYRADPRHGGEPAYRAEPAYRAEPSYRGEPDARAEPSYRAELEPRAEPSWRGELEPRAEPSWRGELEPRAEPAWRAEPVRPPEPSYPEPQARGRGTASVESRYALLDGGYQPDPAPAESRYALLDRGRYRPETHPAPEPAPLAPGHPAPAEGYPARIEPARIEPARVEWRAPEPETDLERAAGVLRRELGGPRVLAFANPKGGVHKTTATVLAAATVGSVRGRGVLAWDDNELRGTLGLRAGSARHARTIRHLIHDLAQIEILEDATLLEHLDDYLRHASDGSYDVLAGEESPRFAQRLDQFTVKRVLELLRRTHDVVCVDTGNNVESPNWRTVMQAADQLVVTTVPREDAAFSADWMLDLLHEEGMGELADNAVTLISCPTPGRTALQDDLERHFATRTRAVAVVPYDPALETGSSIEYHQLQAETRQGWLKAAAVMLEPFTR, from the coding sequence TTGGACGGCAGCGAAACCGGCTGGGGTCGGCAGTCTGAGCCGGCACCACGGTGGCGGGCGCTGCTCGACCGGGCCCGGCTCGGCGGTCGCGGCGCGGAGCACCCCGACACCGACCACCGCGCCGAGGAGCCCCCACCGCCCCCGGAGCCGCTGCCCCGGCGCGCCGCCGGCACCGGCTGGACGGGCCGGGCGCAGGCCGTCGTCCGCCCCGCCGACGGGTCCTTCGGCGCCGAGCCGGCCTACCGCGCCGAGGCGACCTACCGGGTGGAGCCGGCCTACCGGGCCGACCCGCGCCACGGCGGCGAGCCCGCCTACCGGGCCGAGCCCGCCTACCGCGCCGAGCCGTCCTACCGCGGTGAGCCGGACGCCCGCGCCGAGCCGTCCTACCGCGCCGAGCTGGAGCCCCGCGCCGAGCCGTCCTGGCGCGGCGAGCTGGAGCCCCGCGCCGAGCCGTCCTGGCGCGGCGAGCTGGAGCCCCGCGCCGAGCCGGCCTGGCGGGCCGAGCCGGTCCGCCCGCCCGAGCCGAGCTATCCGGAGCCGCAGGCACGCGGCCGGGGCACCGCCTCGGTCGAGTCCCGCTACGCCCTGCTCGACGGCGGCTACCAGCCCGACCCGGCCCCGGCGGAGTCCCGCTACGCGCTGCTGGACCGGGGCCGCTACCGGCCGGAGACCCACCCCGCCCCCGAGCCGGCCCCGCTCGCCCCCGGCCACCCGGCGCCGGCCGAGGGCTACCCGGCGCGGATCGAGCCCGCGCGGATCGAGCCGGCCCGGGTGGAGTGGCGCGCGCCGGAGCCGGAGACCGACCTGGAACGGGCGGCCGGGGTGCTCCGCCGGGAGCTGGGCGGGCCCCGGGTGCTCGCCTTCGCCAACCCGAAGGGCGGGGTGCACAAGACCACCGCGACCGTGCTCGCCGCCGCCACCGTGGGCAGCGTCCGGGGGCGCGGGGTGCTCGCCTGGGACGACAACGAGCTGCGCGGCACCCTGGGCCTGCGCGCCGGCAGCGCCCGGCACGCCCGCACCATCCGGCACCTGATCCACGACCTGGCGCAGATCGAGATCCTGGAGGACGCCACCCTCCTGGAGCACCTCGACGACTACCTGCGGCACGCCTCCGACGGCTCGTACGACGTGCTGGCCGGCGAGGAGAGCCCGCGCTTCGCCCAGCGGCTGGACCAGTTCACCGTGAAGCGCGTGCTGGAGCTGCTGCGCCGCACCCACGACGTGGTCTGCGTGGACACCGGCAACAACGTCGAGAGCCCCAACTGGCGCACCGTCATGCAGGCCGCCGACCAGCTCGTGGTGACCACGGTGCCCCGCGAGGACGCCGCGTTCAGCGCGGACTGGATGCTCGACCTGCTGCACGAGGAGGGCATGGGCGAGCTCGCCGACAACGCGGTCACCCTCATCTCCTGCCCCACCCCCGGTCGCACCGCCCTCCAGGACGACCTGGAGCGGCACTTCGCCACCCGGACCCGGGCCGTGGCCGTGGTGCCCTACGACCCGGCGCTGGAGACCGGCTCCTCGATCGAGTACCACCAGCTCCAGGCGGAGACCCGGCAGGGCTGGCTCAAGGCGGCCGCCGTGATGCTGGAACCGTTCACCCGCTGA